CATGCCCGCCTGGACCTCCGACGGACAGCCCACCAGCAGTACCCGCCTGCTCGGCGCCGACGAGATCACCCACCAGCGTGTCCTGGACGTGCGCCAGGACGCCGAGTTCGCCGAGGGACATGTGCCCGGGGCCACCCATGTCGAACTCGGCACCCTGGCCGACCGTGCCGACGCGCTGCCGCACGCCCCGACGGTGGTGATGTGCGGGCACGGCGAGCGCGCCATGGGCGCGGCCGGCCTGCTCGAACAGGCCGGGCACCGCGACCTCGCCGTCCTCGAAGGCGGCCCACAGGACTGGGCCACGACCACTGGACGTTCCCTGGAGGAAGGGCAATGAGCACCACCGCTCTGCGGTTGGGGCTGCGCGCCAACCTGGCCCAGTTCAGCCTGCTCGTTGTTGTCAACGCCCTGGTCGGCGGCATGGTCGGCCAGGAGCAGACCGTGCTGCCGCTGCTGGCCGAGCAGGAGTTTCACCTGACCGGCTACACGTTCCTGCTGAGCTACGTGCTCGTGTTCGGGCTCAGCAAGGCCGCCACCAACTACTTCGCCGGCACCTGGTCGGATCGCTTCGGCCGCAAACCCGTGCTGATCGCCGGCTGGCTGATCGCCATCCCCGTACCAGCGATGCTGATCTTCGCGCCCAACTGGGGCTGGATCGTCGCCGCCAACCTCCTGCTCGGCATCAACCAGGGACTGACCTGGTCAACCACCGTGATCATGAAAGTCGACCTCGTCGGCCCCCGCCAACGTGGACTGGCGATGGGCTTCAACGAAGCCGCCGGATACGGTGCGGTCGCGGTCACCTCGGCCCTGGCCGGCTATCTCGCCGAGCATTTCGGGCTGCGCCCCATACCGTTCCTGCTCGGCGCTGCCTACGTCGTGCTCGGCATCGCCCTGTCGACGCTGGCGGTCCGCGAAACCCGCGAGCACGCCCACCTCGAAGCCACCAACCCCACCCGCGGTTCCGACGACGGCCACACCGAGCTGACCAACCGGCACGTCTTCACCCGCACCACCCTCACCGAACCGGCCTTGTCCTCGGCCAGCCAGGCCGGCCTGGTCAACAACCTCAACTTCGGCTTGTCCTGGGGTCTGTTCCCCCTGCTGTTCGCCGGCGCCGGCCTGCCCGTCGGCCAGGTCGGCCTGCTCGTCGCGCTCTACCCCGCGGTCTGGGGAACGGGCCAACTCGCCACCGGAGCGCTGTCCGACCGGTGGGGCCGCAAACACCTCATCACCACCGGCATGCTCACCCAGGCCGCG
The nucleotide sequence above comes from Actinopolyspora erythraea. Encoded proteins:
- a CDS encoding MFS transporter; this translates as MSTTALRLGLRANLAQFSLLVVVNALVGGMVGQEQTVLPLLAEQEFHLTGYTFLLSYVLVFGLSKAATNYFAGTWSDRFGRKPVLIAGWLIAIPVPAMLIFAPNWGWIVAANLLLGINQGLTWSTTVIMKVDLVGPRQRGLAMGFNEAAGYGAVAVTSALAGYLAEHFGLRPIPFLLGAAYVVLGIALSTLAVRETREHAHLEATNPTRGSDDGHTELTNRHVFTRTTLTEPALSSASQAGLVNNLNFGLSWGLFPLLFAGAGLPVGQVGLLVALYPAVWGTGQLATGALSDRWGRKHLITTGMLTQAAALALIAAAGTFPTWALATVLLGAGTAMVYPTLLAAIGDVAHPSWRARSVGVYRLWRDSGYAAGAVLGGIVADLTDLRAAVWAAAILSLASACSLALRMYETHPRSQRTNESTT